The genomic segment GTTGCAGACGaaaacatagaaaaaaagacatataaCTAATACAGTCGTGAAGGGAAGGTTTACACTAACATACTGACATCTTTATGGAAAACGTTTTACATTCACTTACAGAAATGTAGCTATTGCAGAAGTGTATTTGATTCAGTTGGTGAACACGTCTCCACAGGAGTTTATGCTTAATGGTTTCTCCCGTGTATATTGATCCTCAGGTGTTCTTTCAAGTATGTGATTTGAGTAAAACTTTGCTCACAAGTGCTGCAATTATGTGGCTCCTCACTTCTGTGAGTTCTTAAGTGTTTTGACCACAAACCACTCAAACTAAATCGTCTCATACATATGTTGCAAATACAAGACTATTTGCCTGTATACAATCTTCTGTGCTGTACCaaaggaaatgaataaaaaaaaaacctccaggTCTTGCTTCTCACCAGTGTGGTCTTCTCATGTGGACTGTCAAGTGACTTTTCACCTGTATGGATTCTCAAGTGTACATTCAATTGGGACTTGAACTTGaatgtttgtgtcacattggaaaaacattttaacctGTGTGAGTATTACTGTGAATCTCTGACATGGTAGGGTTGTATACATTGTTTGTGTGGCTTTTGCTTTTGTGATGagttttttctttggttttgcgTCTGCATTCCTAGTTGATCCTGAGTCTTCATGCTTGCCCTCTTACTGATCTTGGCTCTCAGCTACATGAGAGTTGTGAGAGAGGAGCTGCTAGtcactttttgcattttattatttatttattttactttctcaATTTATCTGCAATTATTGctgtccttgtgctgctgcaatgCTGAATTTCCCTGCTGGGGATCAATTAAGGTTTGTCTTATATTATCTTAATCATCAGGACTTAGGATTTGAAATAATGGCAATACATTCAAGAGTAATAAATTAAGGCAGTGAGGTCACATTAATTTGGGTTCCTGCTCATGTGGGCATTCTGGATAATGGAAGAGTGGACAAACTAGCcaaacaaactgttaaaaaagaaaacatagaTACCAGAATTAAACTTTCAAAATCAGAGGGAAAGGGCATCGTGTGGAAGAAAATCAATACAGTGGCTGCAGCACTAGGATCAAAAGATAAGGTGAAGATGTTCACTCTCAATTCAAACTAGAGTCTGTATTATGAGAAATAGGGGATGAAATAGAAAAGAGGAGGTGACAGTGACTCGATCAGGAGTGTGTTAGAAGTGGACAAGGCAGAAGATGTCAGCTTCCTAAAGAGAACAGGACTGATGATACAAATCTGACAAGCTTGACAATGTAGTAGTTAACTACCACCAGAAGATGGCAGCAATGCAACACTAAGGCAGCAAGCTGCCGTTAAacctcaaagaagaagaaagaggacgTAAACAATACGGGTAACTGGCGCGATTAGCGTTAGCTCTATGGCTGTATTTGGGAAGATGATATTGTAGTCGTAGCGCAGATAAATATATCATGTGTAATTCGGTCACAATGTCTTCGGTTGAGTGTTTGAGAGAGTTTGTCAACGAGCGACTAACTGCTGCCGCTGAAGAAATATTcggagtttttaaaaaaactatcGGTGAGTACGAAGAAGAGATCCATCGTCAGAGAAAACTGCTGGACATCTTCTGGAAACCCGAAATAAAGTTACACAGGATAGGTGTgtaaaaattaattattttaataacacaaaatagAGGAGTTCGATTTTTATATAATGTTAATGCCAATTAACTAATTTGCTCgcatgtctgtatgttttattttgccatCACAGTAGTCACTTTTTGTTCTCTGTCCCTGCAGAGCTCCCACAGCAACATGTctgtaaggaggaggaggttctCGCtgaccagcagctctgtgttcagGAGAGGAACTCCAGTCTGGACCAAGAGGACCCAGAGCCTCCACAGatgaaagaggagcaggaggaactcTGCACCAGTCAGGAGGGAGAGCAGCTTGCACTGAAGCTGACTGATACCTTCATGTTGACTCCTACTTGTGAGGAAAGTGACCTCAAAGAAAATCAGATTCTCTACTTGAATCCTAATAAGactcaaagtgcagctgagaAAGAGTCTGTAATCAGTACATCAGTTAAAAGCTCTGTGTTGTCAGAATCAAGCAGCGACCACCAGCTCCTTTCTGACAAAACTCATATAGCTGAGAGCCAAGTTCAGAAAGGAAGCAAGCATGAAGACTCAGGATCAACTCGAAATGCggaaccaaaacaaaagaatcaacaacacaaaagcaaaagtcGTGACACGAACAATGGATACAACCCTACTAAGACTCACTGTAACACTGGCACAGgtaaaaagtctttaaaatgtgacacatggGAAAACTTCTAAGCATGAGtcaaaattacattacatacataatTAAAGACACTTGAGAAGCCACACGGGTGAGAAGCCACATATTTGCAAGACCTGTGGGAAAAGATTTGGTTATATGTCGGTACTGACAAATTATGTAAGAATCCATACAGGTGAGAAGCCATATTCGTGAAAAACCCGTGGGAAAGATTTCAGACTTAGCACTCACTTGAAAGAACACATGAAAACGCACTCAGGTGAGAAACCGTACTGTAGGTTTCTACTGTCTGAGTGAAGCCTTAGCTTGACGCTCTATCGATCCCTCTCGTCTTAATCCACATCGAAAAAATCCACAGGACCACTCCGTAAAGTTTAACAGTTTACtttggctcacacacacttacaaacaaAACGGGTGGTAcagaaaaaatgttcaaaagtgtCCAAAGTTACAAAATCTGTTAAATCCAAGTACAAATCACCAacgagaggaaaagagggagagacaggtaAAACAACTGTGTGGCTCcactctctgcctgcctgactcACTGCCCGCAGGTTACCCCCACACCTCCCCCCTCATGGGAGCATCAAGCAATTAAAGGTGCATAGTTACTTGAAAGCAACAGTTACCCACTTTCAAACATTACAAATatcacaaattacatttttatccaCTTTAAATAatccacaaacattttaaatgattaacttATTACATTATTGCACATATGAACTCAAAATACCTGTAAATAAGCTTTATAATTCCTTCTAAATCAATTAACTTAAATTACTGTAGTTTTACTGTTAAATTATTACTTACTTTTTTAACCTATATCAATGAACTGCATTTAGGCTCCTACACGTACCTTTGCAAGATGAAGAATGAAGAATATCTTAATGTAAAGAAGTAGTATATTGACAAAAATTACATCAAGGTTTGTTAATCTAACCCGCTTTTCCCTTCATATTACTCATATTTCTGTTAGCAAGTTTTTCTTTGAAACAATTATAATCTCTCAAATCTTTGAAAAATCTTTGTTGCATATTTCATTTGCAATTACGTCACAATGTCTGCATGCTTTTCTTTACCATCACAGTAACTTGGTATCCTGTTCCTTTTGTTCTCTGTCCCTCCAGAGCTCCCACAGCAACATGTctgtaaggaggaggaggttctCGCTGACCAGCAGCTCTGTATTCAGGAGAGGAACTCCAGTCTGGACCAAGAGGACCCAGAGCCTCCACAGatgaaagaggagcaggaggaactcTGCACCAGTCAGGAGGGAGAGCAGCTTGTACTGAAGCAGGAGACTGATACCTTTATGTTGACTCCTACTCGTGAGGAAAGTGACCACAGTGAAAATCAGACTCTGTACAACATACCAGTTAAAAGCTCTGTGGTGTCAGAACCAAGCAGTGACCACCAGCTCCTCTGTCACGACTCTCATGTAGCTGAGAGCCAAGACCATAAAGGAGGCAAGCATGGAGACTCAGGATTGACTAGAAATGCAGGTGCAAAACTAAAGAATCAACAACACAAAAGCAGAAGTCTCACTAACAATGTATACAACTCTACCATGTCAAAGATTCACCATAAAACTTACACAAGTAAACAAGTTTTCCAATGTGACACTTGTGGGAAAACATTCAAGTTTAAGTGCCATTTGAAAATACACTTGAGAACCCACAGAGGTGAGAAGCTGTATTCTTGCGAAACATGTGGGAAAGATTTCAGAATTGCCAGTAACTTGATAGTCCACATGAGAAGAGCCCACACAGGTGAGAAGCCGTACCCCTGCAACACCTGTGGGAGAAGGTTCTCCCGGATGTCAAACTTGAAAAGGCACATAAGAATCCACACAGGTGAAAAGCCGTTTACTTGCAAAATGTGTGGGAGAGCTTTCACACAGAGTGGTGCTATGACAGTCCACATGAGAAGAGCCCACACAGATCAGATGCCGTACCTTTGCAAGATCTGCGGGAAAAGATACTATGATGCGTCTCAATTGATGAGGCATATAAGATCGCATACAGGCGAGTAGCTTTGTATTTGCTAAATATTTGGGAGACGATTCAGTGGTTTTTGGACAAAACGCACAAGAACTCACAGAAGTGAGGAGCCACATAATTGCAGTACATGTGGGAAAGTGTTACTAGAATCACATACcatagcaccatcagaccacggcaaattccttgtaatgtgtgttgcttggcaataaacagtttctgattctgtacTTGGAAAAACCATTGAGCTGAAACTTCTGTGGAGACGTGTTCACCTACTGAATGAAATACACTTGGCAATGCCTACATCTCTAACTGAATGTATACAATTTCCCATTAAGAAGACGTCACCATATCTTagcagtagtagaagtagtatgTCGTCCAAAAAATGTAACCTGTTTTTTCCTTCATAGTACTGCATTACTCATATTTCTGTTAGcaagtttttctttaaaacaatcaTAATCTCCCAAATCTTTAAATGAACACGGTTACATAATGAGTTCATAGTTCCTACAAATGTTCACCCTGTTCACCCAATTTTTATACCTCAGTCATGTTGTGAGTTGATTGTGCCAAATagtctttcctttttctgtagtaatttttattttagatttttatgtattttgtgattGGTTCAACTTGATATACTTTttgatgtttgtggttttagaggTGACACACCTCTTTTTCAAATAAGTCTCTCCTGATTTAACTAAAATTAGGTTTttaaagctggaaaaaaaaatgtggctGTCAAATTCACTGCGTCAAGTCAAAGTCTATCAAATAAAGTATGTGTGATAACACCACtcaaagcaacattatgcaaaGATTGGTATTTTATGCGAATTGAGTGCAATTCACCCTCATGGACAGCTGTATACGtacatttgttgacaagctgaaggatttggaCTTGGTGGGCTGACTTGGCTTATGATCAAAAACTAGCGAGTTGACAACTTTGCtaacacagacaaacatcaaGCAAGggcaacaacacaagacatagcAAGCCAGCTAATGTTACTTATTAGTCCAACAGCAAGAAGGCTAGCTCGGCATCTGTCGTTCAGCCTATATTGCAAAGCTCTCACGAACGACTAAAAGCCAGTCCGAGATGAACTCTTGCCTCTTGCTCTGTCTCTTTGAAAGAGGTGCCATTCTACATATTGCAAGTCAGTGTACCATGAAGCTGTTTTCTTTGAAGGTAATAATCTTCATGttcataatgttgctttaacatCACAGTTTTATTTGAAGTGTCATTACTGAGTGTACAAAACCAATTGGAACTGCTGAGTAATGCATCTCCTATTTTTTCTGCTTAGGTCATtattaaatgtatgaaattCACAGTGTGCTGATAAAGAACACCAAAGAGTCAGCCCTCTTAGATGCTGAGAGGTTAATCAAGGAAACCCTTTTCAGACCAGTGATATCAAGAAAATGCTACTGAGTCTAATGAAACATTGACAACTTAACATTCATAGACCATAGACTTCAGATCATTTATCACCATTGATAAACCCAACAAAGAAGATTATAGTGTTTTTAAACAATACATTGCCTTAGAAATCATTACAATGTCTAGTAGcatgtgtaatgtgtatttaCTTTAAATATGCATAGTAGTGTGGTGTGAATTTCTCGGACGGGCAGAACTCTGCACAACACTGGAAGCAGTACATTTTTGACAGTTTCCAAGAATGTGAGCAGCTTTCTGAGATTTTGCTTCACCCACTCAGTCacaaaaaaatcacttaattcttcatgaataaatgctttttgtttttcaaaaggaaCCTTCTGGAACATTCTCCAAAGCTTCTGGCATGGAGGCACCGTGGCCACAAATGCACCGGTTTATACAGACTCAGTTTTACTGCGATGCAGGTAACGTTTGTAGTAGTTAATAATTAATTTCAATAATATACAACAACAcataacattttacacaatagagtgctgcaggaatgagtcctaaaacccagaaattagttaacatttttacactttcgGTTCCTTCGTCTCGAAGTtaatgggttttttgaatgggtttttgatTAGATGCTTGACAGATGCAAAAACAGTCATTCATGAGTCGGTTTGCTAGTTGTGAATGGGGTCTGGGTCCGTCCCAGTTAAAAATTAACAAAACGCCTATAGCTAATGCTGTAGTAAGTGGACAGGTTAGGCTATAATATTTTCAatggctttattggcatgaaagtttcaaaaataatgttgcagaagcatcaaaacacaatttcgacagtacacaataacagtaacatgaacattaacacaacattaagtGTATtgatatgtataatatatatcacTACCATTCCAACACATCGGCAGTGTGCTGCGCCGGCTCTGAAGGTTGTCTGACTATGAACCACACCGCTGTTCTCTGTTGACtacaaaacaggaagtaaaacaCTATCCGGAATGGGGCTTTAAGTCCTTGTTGAACTTTAAACTAAAATGACTCAGAGATGCTTCATAAACAGACATTTGGCAAAACCAACAATCAAGATCACACCTTTACTTTAACAGCCACTACTGTGCACTCACTCAGCATTTTTCTTCCATTTGGGAGATTACAATTGTTTCATAGAAATATGTTACTAACAGAAACATAACTAATACAATCATATGAACGGAAGCTTTTCACTAAGAAATAGACATCTCATTTTATGGAAACATAACTTGAAACTATGGAAACTTGTACATTCAGTTACAAGTGATGTAGCGATTGCAAAAGTGTATTTCACTTGCAAAAGTGTATTTCATTCAGTTGGTGAACGCGTCTCCACAGTAATTTTAGCTTCATCGTTTCTCCTGTGTATATTGATCCTCAGGTGTTTTTTCCAAGTATGTGATTTGAGTAAAACTACAAGTGTTGCAATTATGTGGCTCCTCAGATCTGGGAGTTCTTGTGCATTTTGACCACAAACCACTAGAATTGAATTGTCTCCTACATAGTTTGCAAATCCAAGACTACTTGCGTGTATGCGATCTTATATGCCTTGACAAATCACACCATCTGCAGAATCTTCTTCCACAAGTCTTGCAAATGTACAGCTTCTCACCAGTGTGGGCTCTTCTCATGTGGACCATCAAGTGACAATCAAGTCTGAAAGCTCTCCCACATGTTTTGCAAGTATATGGCTTCTCACCTGTGTGGATTTTCACATGGATTTTCAATGATGAAATGTCACAGAATCTTTCCCCGCAGGTCTTGCAAAGGTATGGCTTCTCACCTGTGTGGGCTCTTCTCATGTGGACTTTCAAGTGATCACTTACCTTGAAATCTTTCCCACGTGTTTCGCAAGAATATGGCTTCTCACCCGTGTGGGTTCTCAGGTGTCTCTTCAATGTTGACTTACACTTACAATCTTTTCCACAAGTGTCACATTTGAAAGACTCTTTACCTGTGTGAGGATTACGGTGAATCTTTGACATGGTATGGTTGTATACGTTGTTAGTGTAATCTTGGTTCTCTGCTAAATGAGAGTTGTGAGAGAAGAGCTGCATGTCACATTTTGGTTCTGGCTCACTGGTGTCACTTTCCTCATGAGTAGGAGTCAACATGAAGGTATCAGTCTCTTGCTTCAGTACAAGCTGCTCTCCCTCCTGACTGGTGCAgagttcctcctgctcctctttcatCTGTGGAGGCTCTGGGTCCTCTTGGTCCAGACTGGAGTTCCTCTCCTGAATATAGAGCTGCTGGTCAGCGagaacctcctcctccttacagACATGTTGCTGTGGGAGCTCTGGAGGGACAGAGAACAAAAGGAACAGGATACCAAGTTACTGTGATGGTAAAGAAAAGCATGCAGACATTGTGACGTAATTGCAAATGAAATATGCAACAAAGATTTTTCAAAGATTTGGGAGATTATAATTGTTTCAAAGAAAAACTTGCTAACAGCAGAAATATGAGTAATGTGAAGGAAAAGGCGTGTtagattaataaaacaaaaggaataGGATCGTACTGTGATGGTATagcaaaacatgcagacatgcgAGCAAATTAGTAGTAGtatacatttaaacaatttGGATGATATATACATCGAATTTCTCGTTTTTGCGTTATTAAAATAAGTATGTTTTACACACCTATCCTGTGTAACTTGATTTTCGGTTTCAAAAAGATATCCAGCAGTCTGCGCTGACGACGGATCTCTTCTTCGTACTCGACGATAGTTTTCTTAAAAACTCCGTAtatttcttcagcagcagcagttagtCGCTCGTTGACAAACTCTCTCAAACACTCAACTGAAGACATTGTTGCGTAATTATAAATGAACTATTTATCTGCATATGACTACAGCTCTCCCAGCAAATTCAACACATCCAGCCAACGCGACCACCACTTGTGTTGTTTACTTCCGCTGGATGTCACACTGTTATGGTCCGAATGTGGAACTGCGGGAGCCTTTTGTTCCGCTTTCAACTTACGGCATTTTATTCAAAACGTATGTGTTGAAAATCAGTAGTAAGTATGCACATCTACCAAGCTAAAAGTACGTAAGTACTGTCATCAAAATATGTGGTAAAATCAACTATATTTATTTCGAGATGATATTTATTTTTCGCCAGCTGTTTTCATCATATAAAAGGAGGTACAGTACATTTAGATGACCTTAGCAGTCATCCGTATCTCACACATCCGACGACCACCAACAGGTTTTTGATCCACATATGTAAACTTCAGGGTTACGAACGAATTCTAAAATTGAGCCTTTCTGTCATCAGTGCTTCAGCATTGTGCTGTGAAGATGTGCCAAACATATCAGCAGAAGGCACACATCTACGCACATTGTTTTGCCTCCTCCCTGGTGGCGTGATTATACTTGACTCTATGTGAAGTGGGACATACTGTATAAAGCTGAGCGAATGCAATGTTAGTTTAAGTTTCTGGTATTCACTGTGTTCATGTATACATGCTGTACCAAGACCTTCCCTGACGTCAAATTTGTGTTGTAATAAACGTAAATATTCAAGTAAGGACAACTGAGGCCAATAAAGTTTATTCTTCTACTTATTAAAGTGAAGACTGGCCAGAAATGCTGTTTCTGGAAAagtttttttccacatcaaCACGTAATTATAGACAGGTTGTTAAAGACTCACTGAAGTGGAAGAGCACCTCACTAGGAAATAGGAACTGTGTTTTTTCCCTACCAACGGTCAggtgtgtatttttttcaatcTCTCGGTGGCTGCTCCTCATGGACTGAAGGAAGAAGTGAAGTATTGCAAGTTCGCCCAATAGTTCGCTGACACCACAATAGTGAGTCACAGTTACCCACGGCACCCCTTGGTGAACTATCAAACAACAATTAACAACAGTgcctaacaacaacaacaaaaaccacacacTTCTAAATGGAGTTTCAACAACAATCAACACTAAGTGTTTGTTAGGTGTTTGCTCATCACATATAAACAAAGCATTATGATTAACAACTATTTTGTTCATCTCTCACAGCGACACAAGCTTTCTCTGAAGACATCTACTGCAGACAATAAGTCGTACCTTTGTGGCACTTGGCTGGATACCAGGCAAAGTTTGCAAAACAGCGCAGGCTTAAAAATGCACATTCACGCAGGTTTGCCCTTACCTCCTATTTGATAAAGCATCTCCGAGTGCATACAGTGGAGACACCTTATGAATGTCCTTACTGCAGGAGAAACTTTCGTAACAGATGAAATTCGACACTACGCACAgtgttttgcagtttttaagAGTCTATTTTACTTCTTTAAGTTAAACATTCTTgagctttgttgttgttgtttgtagcCGGTAATCTACTTTTTCCGTGAATATTTGTTTAATTCTCACGTAGCTTTCgtattttctttgcttttccgGAGTAACATCATATTGACTCCAGCGGAAGTAAGCCACAATTTCAGCAGAGTGGACTCGAGCTGTCTTAAACTGGCCCCGTTAGCGTATTTAGCTAATAGAAATCAAATGGTTTAGCCCTGCAAATTATTTTAGGTCAAACGACTTCGCTCAAAATGTCTTCCGTGCAGTGTTTCAGAGAGTTTGTCACCAAGCGACTTACTGCTGCTACTGAAGAAAAAACTATCGTAGTATACGAGGAAGAAATCAATTGTCAGCGCAAATTGCTGGATATCGTTTTGAAGCCAGAGTTAAAACTACACAGGGCAGATGTGTAATATTAGGCTACACTCTCCTTTCGCAAACTTCTTATTCAGTTGATCCTGGTGATACTTGAAATTGTTActttctgtatgtatttttttcaagtatttttaCTGTACTCATTTTGACTGTTGTGTTCTGTTCtattatgtgtttctgtgacaATGATGTAAAGTAACTATAAGTACATTTgcaagtgctgtacttaaacatactttttaggttgtacttaacttgagtatttacattttatgcaactttatcCTTCTAcgccaccacatttcagagggaaatactgtacttttacttcactgcactacatttatataGGCTAACAGCCACAGTTActtgttattttgcagattcacatttttcatgcaaaacatatgataaaCAGATTAAATATGATGCAAATTATAGAttacactgtagtttttaaagtTCCACCTCAAATGGCTACAGCATTAATATgttgcttacacattaatgcatcaacaCTGCAACGACTTTCCATTGCAaccaataatatatatatgtaataatttAACTGCGTTGAAAATACACACCAGAGTCCATACAGGGGAAAAGCCGTATAAATGCAAAATTTGTGGGAGGAATTTTGCTCAGAACACAGGACTGAGTCTCCACTGGAGGATCCATGCACGGGAGAAACAACAGAGCTAAATTTCTTTTGAGAAATGTTAAAAGAGTTCAGAACTTGCACAAAGTAAGAGTAGACTGTTGGGATTCAACTTGAACTTGTACCATAGTGGAAACTTTTAGATCCAACCTTGTAAGATTCAAGATTTGTAGGTAAAACTGACTTGGGGGCTTATTTAGacatatatatgaaatatataatagTTAATATGTAGTTGATGGATGTTAAAAAGTCAATTTTCAATGTCTTGTTATGGAGTATACAGGGAATTATCATTCTCATGTGTACAGGACATAGTAACTGACATAAATGAAACTTTGTTCAgtatttcaatttaatttgtgtAAGTTCAAGCTCATAATAAGAAATGGCAGACTCATTTGCAAAAGAAGCTATGAACCTGGAATATATTATATGGGAATGGGAATAATGAGGAAGAACATCACTAAAGACTGGCAATGAAATTGGGAAAAGGCAAAAACAGGGTGACATTTTATGTCAGTAGAAAgaccaaagagaaaaaacataagACTGAGGTTGGGACACACCAGACCAAATTCTAGAAAATGGAAGATATAGAGAAAACTGATCATAAGCTTTTCAATGCTGATATcaaaattatttatttgctttattttatacaAAATACATGTGACCAATGTGGAGTTTTACACATTATGCACTATTTGTAAACTGTACTCAACTATGCTCAATAATGTTAAGGCATAAAATAGAGGGAAGTTCACATCTGATTGCTCACAAGTGTTTGATTTTGTGACGACATCTTCAAGCATTTATTGTTAGTATGTGGTTAAAAACTACGGTGTGAAACAAGATGTTTTGTTGCCCactttatttgtcatttatatatatgaCCTGGCAAGgacaattaattcattaaactGTAATTTTAAGTGTGGGGAAATTATTGCTGTAATTATTACAGTTACACATGAAAATACTCTAGATaacagtgtttttgcatgtagTATACTATTGAGACTGCGCACTCCGAGACAGTAGGTGGCAGTATGAGCTGTAGCGGATGTCGTCTAACATCTCATGCGGAAGTAAACTGAAAAATGAGGACGCAAGTCCAGTAACCACAAGGAGTTTGGCGAAGTTTTTGCAAGAAACAACTTCATTTTAATTCGACAATGTCTTCAGTACAAAGCATGAGACAGTTTGTCTGTGATCGCCTAACTGCGGCTGCTCAAGACATATTGAAAGCCTTTGAAAAGAAAATCGAAGATCACGAGGCAGAAATCGCTCGTCAGCGCAGACTGTTGGAGTCCGTTTTAACGCCTGAGACAAAGTTACAGCTGGCAGGTCGGAAAAATCACCAAGTTATTCTGTAATGAAGCCAGTTATGTGTTAAACAGTCGAAAGTATCGGTCCATTCACGTTATATTTTTTAGCAATGTCACGCCTCGCCTGAAGGACAGACCAGTTTGACAGGTGTAACAGATAATTTGGTCTCGAGAGAATAATGCTGTGGTGGATTATAGTTGGGTGTAGAGCGTCGCTAAGGAGTTAAGGTAGCTAGATGGGTGCAAATGTTAGTACAATTGAATATGCTTATTTGTAACCAGATACTATCACACGTTACACACGTGAAGCCATATTATATGCGGCCGTCGCCATTGTTTCGGTCCTGTCCCCTGAGGGCAATAATAAACATGACAATTATTGACAGATCCTAAACCTTGCCATCGACCTTACCTGCTGCTGCTATGTCGACAACTTCAAGCTAATCAAGCAATGGTGGAcagtaaccaagtacatttacccAAGCACTGTACTCaaatacagttttgaggtacttgtactttacttgggtatttccattttatgctgcttttaTTCCACTGCAATTTAGAGGTAATATTGTACTGAGTACTCTGACAGCTAGCTATCGTAACTGGTCTTGTCTGGTTATAAAAGTTTATGCAATACACTGTCTtgttaaaccagtggttcccagctCCCTTGGCTTGTGACCACTTAGAGCAGTATCCAGCTGGGGtcccttgtcatgtttcagatgtcttgGAGTTGTTGGTAATCACAGACATCAAACTTCCTAGATGGTTTCATTTAGATAGGTGTTgtaaaattatccaatatttcacaatacAAGAttagtgggggaaaaaaatgaatacaagtTTTTGCAGCAGATCTTCTTTCCTACCACATTAATCATCTCTGACCCTTCAGATTTATATTGCGACCCACAGGTGGGTGGGTGGTAAGATAGACTTGCTTAGCAAAAAGAGACTCAAGAGACTgtcaaacatttttacacaataataatgcttttattttaacaacttgtttgtgtgtgggatcTGAGAGTTATTTTCACAACAAAGTGGAGGATCGGCAAAAACAGGCCTGCTTAAGAACATTCAACTTATTACGTTACAGGATACCAGTAAGTGGCAAAATGCACATAGAACAATCAGTCAACCCAGCACAGTTATTACAAGATCACCTGACCCAAATAAGTTTGTGCGATGAGGACTATGATACCTCATGATTAAcgtgtttgtctctgtggtaCGATGTAGTACAGTCACAGACACAAGCATTGGTTGTATGTcttaaattgaaaatatatatataagtatataagttTGAGGTTACTGAAGCACagtaat from the Enoplosus armatus isolate fEnoArm2 chromosome 4, fEnoArm2.hap1, whole genome shotgun sequence genome contains:
- the LOC139283698 gene encoding uncharacterized protein, producing MSSVECLREFVNERLTAAAEEIFGVFKKTIGEYEEEIHRQRKLLDIFWKPEIKLHRIGLPQQHVCKEEEVLADQQLCVQERNSSLDQEDPEPPQMKEEQEELCTSQEGEQLALKLTDTFMLTPTFKSSVLSESSSDHQLLSDKTHIAESQVQKGSKHEDSGSTRNAEPKQKNQQHKSKSRDTNNGYNPTKTHCNTGTGKKSLKCDTWENF